One Egicoccus halophilus genomic region harbors:
- a CDS encoding histidine kinase dimerization/phospho-acceptor domain-containing protein codes for MTTMSMVGPTRVPSATTTACARRVVSRRRRRRGRDGRPRPRGRVPGGTHMGEPGADRPPWPAGRALAGASLALGALVLGGGRFATRLARAERHRRSPGAGKTSEPTDGSASGTSASNVDDRDVLDVLVHELRTPISSIGSLTRALGDGDRLGPEERRQALELVALHTEHLAAMLDDVRDFSAGLRDRSVGPGAEPTRRAPTAPPHVLGPPVARAGPVALPELVLGAASACGIPAARLDVVGADTTVHSDAVRLRRIVTNLLENAARHGASDAPVAVSWALVGGELRLRVRSRVRSATGTTTAGAGLGIPIVDALAHSLGGRVEHRRSAGHHDAVLCLPSGEPTPPPPVGSP; via the coding sequence ATGACGACGATGTCGATGGTCGGTCCCACCCGAGTCCCTTCTGCGACGACCACCGCGTGTGCCCGTCGCGTCGTGAGTCGACGTCGCCGCCGACGAGGTCGGGATGGCCGACCGCGGCCCCGCGGTCGGGTACCTGGTGGTACCCACATGGGTGAGCCGGGGGCCGATCGCCCACCGTGGCCGGCGGGACGGGCGCTGGCCGGCGCGTCCCTGGCGCTCGGCGCACTCGTCCTCGGTGGCGGCAGGTTCGCGACGCGGTTGGCACGTGCCGAACGCCACCGGCGATCGCCTGGCGCCGGTAAGACGTCGGAACCGACGGACGGGTCGGCGAGCGGGACGTCCGCGTCGAACGTCGACGATCGCGATGTCCTCGACGTGCTGGTGCACGAGTTGCGCACACCGATCTCCTCGATCGGGTCGCTGACCCGCGCGTTGGGTGACGGCGACCGGCTCGGGCCCGAGGAGCGCCGGCAGGCGCTGGAACTGGTCGCGCTGCACACCGAGCACCTGGCGGCGATGCTCGACGACGTGCGCGACTTCAGCGCCGGGCTGCGCGACCGCAGCGTCGGTCCGGGCGCCGAGCCGACCCGCCGCGCGCCGACGGCGCCGCCGCACGTGCTCGGCCCGCCGGTCGCCCGCGCCGGGCCCGTCGCGCTGCCCGAACTCGTCCTCGGAGCGGCTTCGGCCTGCGGCATCCCCGCGGCACGACTCGACGTCGTCGGAGCCGACACCACGGTGCACAGCGACGCGGTGCGGCTGCGACGGATCGTCACCAACCTGCTGGAGAACGCCGCCCGCCACGGCGCGTCCGACGCGCCCGTCGCCGTGTCGTGGGCCCTCGTCGGTGGGGAACTGCGACTGCGGGTACGCAGCCGTGTCCGCTCCGCGACCGGGACCACCACCGCCGGCGCCGGCCTGGGCATCCCCATCGTCGACGCGTTGGCGCACTCGCTCGGTGGGCGGGTCGAGCATCGCCGCAGCGCAGGGCACCACGACGCCGTGCTCTGCCTGCCGTCGGGCGAGCCGACCCCGCCGCCTCCGGTCGGCTCGCCCTGA
- a CDS encoding response regulator, producing the protein MGPTIDIVVIDDHALFARGVQLLLNAAGDPRVRVVATTDAPHRAAELVRGYAATVALVDLAMPDPGGLAVVADLRRRFPHLRILVLSGVEGLEAPLTALAAGADGFLPKSSDPEALVQPLLSVAEGWQVMSAELLRELVSRARRPATTGIPALTADEQQLWRRVAAGASSDELARERHVSERSAKRQVAGLLRKLGVGSRIEAAALAGRCGLLDDATDESVAVGDRRGPPATRPGEASRWHGRTPVGA; encoded by the coding sequence GTGGGACCGACCATCGACATCGTCGTCATCGACGACCACGCCCTGTTCGCGCGGGGCGTGCAACTCTTGCTCAACGCGGCGGGTGACCCGCGCGTGCGCGTCGTCGCGACCACGGACGCGCCACACCGGGCGGCGGAACTGGTGCGCGGGTACGCCGCGACCGTCGCTCTCGTCGACCTGGCCATGCCGGACCCGGGAGGGCTGGCCGTGGTCGCTGACCTGCGACGACGCTTTCCGCATCTGCGCATCCTCGTGCTGTCCGGGGTGGAGGGACTGGAGGCACCGCTGACCGCCCTGGCAGCCGGCGCCGACGGGTTCCTGCCCAAGTCGAGCGACCCCGAGGCGTTGGTGCAACCCCTGCTGAGCGTGGCCGAGGGCTGGCAGGTGATGTCCGCCGAGCTGTTGCGCGAGCTCGTCTCGCGTGCGCGCCGCCCGGCGACGACGGGCATCCCGGCGTTGACCGCCGACGAGCAGCAGTTGTGGCGGCGTGTGGCGGCCGGCGCGAGCAGCGACGAGCTGGCCCGGGAACGTCACGTCTCCGAGCGCAGCGCCAAACGGCAGGTGGCCGGCCTGCTGCGCAAGCTCGGGGTCGGCAGCCGCATCGAGGCGGCCGCGCTCGCGGGCCGCTGCGGGCTGCTCGACGACGCCACGGACGAGTCCGTGGCGGTCGGTGACCGCCGAGGGCCGCCCGCAACGCGGCCCGGTGAGGCCAGTCGTTGGCACGGTCGGACACCCGTCGGCGCGTAG
- a CDS encoding hemerythrin domain-containing protein, whose protein sequence is MADDRDIIDVLQADHDQFRRMFDELENAAGERRVELFHDLVAALASHEAAEEALVHKALRDEVPGGEELAEQVLAEESRGEELLAEVQDVEVDSTEFSTAVARLRKEIVGHAEHEERDEFPRLREHLSDERRRELGGRFEKLRAAGPTRPHPNTPQHPGVRAAVGPIVGVFDRARDAVRDAGR, encoded by the coding sequence ATGGCCGACGACCGCGACATCATCGACGTCCTGCAGGCCGATCACGACCAGTTCCGCCGCATGTTCGACGAGCTCGAGAACGCCGCCGGGGAACGCCGCGTCGAGCTGTTCCACGACCTCGTCGCGGCCCTCGCCAGCCACGAGGCCGCCGAGGAGGCGCTGGTGCACAAGGCCCTGCGCGACGAGGTCCCCGGCGGCGAGGAGCTCGCCGAGCAGGTGCTCGCGGAGGAGTCCCGCGGCGAGGAGCTGCTGGCCGAGGTGCAGGACGTCGAGGTCGACTCGACGGAGTTCAGCACGGCCGTCGCCCGGCTGCGCAAGGAGATCGTCGGCCACGCCGAACACGAGGAGCGCGACGAGTTCCCGCGCCTGCGCGAGCACCTCTCCGACGAGCGTCGACGCGAGCTCGGAGGACGGTTCGAGAAGCTGCGCGCGGCGGGCCCGACCCGTCCGCACCCCAACACCCCTCAGCATCCTGGCGTCCGGGCGGCCGTCGGGCCGATCGTCGGGGTGTTCGACCGTGCCCGTGACGCCGTCCGCGACGCCGGTCGCTGA
- a CDS encoding sensor histidine kinase, with protein sequence MDDTALERVSIATGLVASLAVGVPVALESSFGAGTLAGTAPGWWWAAYLVHLATLLGFDVLPARLVPLDARVLLAVQVLAGLVVFGLSMSFGFSAVLLVVSAASAAYVLGTRGAAWVVALQTGVVAVLLVAGDVGWTEMLLMTMVYGSFQAFAMLVVTGQVREAAARERLAEVNTQLEAAQAMLAADSRNEERLRIARELHDLVGHQLTALTLNLEVATHQHGPAQQAAVDRARGLAKELLGDVRAAVGELRHPAPSVRAAVEAIALQVPRPHVHVEVDDDVAVDPERAAALVRCLQEMVTNAVRHSDADNLWLRIEQDPTGTLTVSARDDGRGADRVVAGNGLTGMGERLGALGGELQWTTGPQQGFALAARLPATAAP encoded by the coding sequence GTGGACGACACGGCGCTCGAACGGGTCTCGATCGCGACCGGGCTGGTCGCGAGCCTCGCCGTGGGCGTCCCCGTCGCGCTCGAGTCGTCGTTCGGCGCCGGCACGCTGGCGGGGACGGCACCGGGCTGGTGGTGGGCGGCCTACCTGGTCCACCTCGCCACCCTGCTGGGCTTCGACGTGCTGCCCGCGCGCCTGGTCCCGCTCGACGCCCGGGTGCTGCTGGCGGTGCAGGTCCTGGCCGGCCTGGTGGTCTTCGGCCTGTCGATGTCGTTCGGGTTCTCGGCCGTGCTGTTGGTCGTGTCCGCGGCCAGCGCCGCCTACGTGCTCGGCACCCGGGGCGCCGCGTGGGTGGTCGCCCTCCAGACGGGCGTCGTGGCCGTCCTGCTGGTGGCCGGCGACGTCGGCTGGACCGAAATGTTGCTGATGACCATGGTCTACGGCAGCTTCCAGGCGTTCGCGATGCTCGTGGTCACCGGGCAGGTGCGCGAGGCCGCCGCCCGCGAGCGACTGGCGGAGGTCAACACCCAGCTCGAGGCCGCCCAGGCCATGCTCGCCGCCGACAGCCGCAACGAGGAACGGCTGCGCATCGCCCGGGAACTGCACGACCTCGTCGGCCACCAGCTCACCGCGCTCACCCTCAACCTCGAGGTCGCCACCCACCAGCACGGGCCGGCCCAGCAGGCAGCCGTGGACCGGGCGCGCGGGCTCGCGAAGGAACTGCTCGGCGACGTGCGCGCTGCCGTCGGCGAACTGCGGCATCCCGCCCCGAGCGTGCGCGCGGCCGTGGAGGCGATCGCGCTGCAGGTCCCACGACCCCACGTCCACGTCGAGGTGGACGACGACGTCGCCGTCGATCCGGAACGTGCCGCGGCGCTCGTGCGCTGCCTGCAGGAGATGGTCACCAACGCGGTCCGCCACAGCGACGCGGACAACCTGTGGCTGCGGATCGAGCAGGACCCGACGGGCACCCTGACGGTCTCTGCCCGCGACGACGGTCGCGGCGCGGACCGGGTGGTGGCCGGCAACGGGTTGACCGGCATGGGCGAGCGCCTCGGCGCGCTGGGTGGCGAGCTGCAGTGGACGACCGGTCCGCAGCAGGGGTTCGCGCTCGCGGCGCGACTGCCCGCGACGGCCGCACCGTGA
- a CDS encoding ABC transporter ATP-binding protein, with protein MSAVVELHAVTKRYGTVDALAGLELAIEPGELVAVLGPNGAGKTTTFELLLGLARPSAGTVSVLGRTPGCRANRLRTGAMLQGAGLPEQVTVRELVTLLAAAYPVADPVDDVLARTALADQARRTVTSLSGGERQRLLLAMAIVGRPELLVLDEPTAAMDAASKRAFWEQADVAVASGTTVLFATHDLVEADQVAERVLVLGGGRLLADATPRELKSLVSGKVLTATTDAPLAVVADLPGVDRVDVVVPAGADGLARVVVRGEQPEQVVHGLLRDGWRLVDLTVADAQLEQAFLRLTAPGALDAQPPHLLEVT; from the coding sequence ATGTCCGCGGTCGTCGAGCTGCACGCGGTGACCAAGCGCTACGGCACCGTCGATGCGCTCGCCGGGCTCGAGCTCGCGATCGAGCCCGGTGAGCTCGTGGCGGTCCTCGGGCCCAACGGCGCCGGCAAGACCACCACCTTCGAACTGCTGCTCGGCCTCGCCCGGCCGAGCGCCGGGACGGTGTCGGTGCTGGGCCGCACGCCGGGGTGCCGGGCGAACCGGTTGCGCACCGGGGCGATGCTGCAGGGGGCCGGGCTGCCCGAGCAGGTCACCGTGCGCGAACTGGTCACCCTGCTGGCGGCCGCCTACCCGGTCGCCGACCCGGTCGACGACGTGCTCGCCCGCACGGCACTGGCCGACCAGGCCCGGCGCACGGTCACGTCGCTGTCGGGCGGCGAGCGTCAACGGCTGCTGCTCGCGATGGCCATCGTCGGACGCCCCGAGCTGCTCGTGCTCGACGAGCCGACCGCCGCGATGGACGCGGCCTCCAAGCGCGCCTTCTGGGAGCAGGCCGACGTGGCCGTCGCGTCGGGCACGACGGTGCTGTTCGCCACCCACGACCTCGTCGAGGCCGACCAGGTCGCGGAGCGCGTGCTGGTGCTCGGCGGTGGACGGTTGCTCGCCGACGCCACGCCGCGGGAGCTCAAGTCGCTCGTCTCCGGCAAGGTCCTGACCGCGACGACCGACGCCCCGCTCGCCGTGGTCGCCGACCTGCCGGGCGTCGACCGCGTCGACGTCGTCGTGCCCGCCGGAGCCGACGGCCTCGCGCGGGTCGTCGTCCGTGGCGAGCAGCCCGAGCAGGTCGTGCACGGACTGCTGCGCGACGGGTGGCGCCTGGTCGACCTGACCGTCGCCGACGCCCAGCTCGAGCAGGCCTTCCTGCGCCTGACGGCTCCCGGCGCGCTCGACGCGCAGCCGCCCCACCTCCTCGAGGTCACCTGA
- a CDS encoding ABC transporter permease: MSTTVPTPARLPASAPLRLLLRTLRQQVRVEFSATLRAAEFVGGALAIPVILYAMFGLPVASRVLPGGASVGAMMAVSFSAYGVVSLAIFTFGDELAKERGRGWTRTLRATPLPEGVHLAGKTVMALGHGLLVVVAIGLVATLVGGVRWTALEWVRVAAVLSTGVLAFSTIGFALAYLVRPRAASIVANLVFLPLSFCSGFFFPIADLPEFLQRLAPWLPTYHFGQLAWRQVGSARDVEAFVGVAPRPASVHLTWVLGCFVVFGALAVLAARREAVARRS, from the coding sequence ATGAGCACGACCGTCCCCACCCCCGCCCGTCTGCCCGCGTCCGCGCCGCTGCGGTTGCTGCTGCGCACGCTGCGCCAACAGGTCCGCGTCGAGTTCTCCGCCACGCTGCGCGCCGCGGAGTTCGTCGGTGGGGCGCTGGCGATCCCGGTCATCCTCTACGCCATGTTCGGGTTGCCGGTCGCATCGCGGGTGCTGCCCGGCGGCGCCAGCGTCGGTGCCATGATGGCGGTCTCGTTCAGTGCCTACGGGGTCGTGTCGCTCGCGATCTTCACGTTCGGTGACGAGCTCGCCAAGGAACGCGGCCGCGGCTGGACCCGGACGCTTCGGGCCACGCCGCTGCCCGAGGGCGTGCACCTGGCCGGCAAGACGGTCATGGCACTCGGCCACGGTCTGCTCGTGGTCGTCGCCATCGGGCTGGTCGCCACGCTCGTCGGCGGGGTGCGCTGGACCGCGCTCGAGTGGGTGCGGGTCGCCGCCGTGCTCTCGACCGGGGTCCTCGCCTTCAGCACGATCGGTTTCGCGCTCGCCTACCTGGTGCGGCCGCGGGCGGCCTCGATCGTCGCCAACCTGGTGTTCCTGCCGCTGTCGTTCTGCTCCGGCTTCTTCTTCCCGATCGCCGATCTCCCCGAGTTCCTGCAGCGGCTCGCCCCATGGCTGCCGACCTACCACTTCGGGCAGCTCGCGTGGCGACAGGTCGGCAGCGCACGGGACGTCGAGGCGTTCGTCGGCGTGGCCCCGCGACCGGCGTCGGTGCACCTGACGTGGGTGCTCGGGTGCTTCGTCGTGTTCGGGGCGCTGGCCGTCCTCGCCGCCCGGCGGGAAGCGGTCGCCCGACGGTCGTGA
- a CDS encoding iron ABC transporter substrate-binding protein produces MRTPRRAAAVLAAVALLAAACGGGDTADDTATDDATTDGTATDDPATDDADATDTDAAGDEATEDHAAAGDAEPLTVYSGRSEELVGEVLAGFEEQTGIPLDVRYGDTAELAATILNEGEASPADVYFGQDAGALGALQAEGRFAALPDDLVELVEPAFSSTTGEWVGVTGRVRVLAYNTETLTEDEVPDSVLELTDPAWSGRVSWAPTNGSFQAFVTAMRVTEGEDVTREWLEGMLANDVQVFENNASQVEAVGRGEVDVALVNHYYLLRFTAEDPDFPVANKYLPGDIGGLVNVAGVGVLDSSDQPVEAEQFVAYLLSDDVQHYFGTETNEREFPAVEGVEATDLPTVEELDPPAIDLSDLEDLQGTLALLQETGALE; encoded by the coding sequence GTGCGTACCCCTCGACGTGCCGCCGCCGTGCTGGCGGCGGTCGCCCTGCTCGCCGCCGCCTGCGGTGGCGGTGACACCGCCGACGACACCGCGACCGACGACGCCACCACCGACGGCACGGCGACCGACGACCCGGCCACCGATGACGCGGATGCGACCGACACGGACGCGGCCGGCGACGAGGCGACCGAGGACCACGCGGCCGCGGGCGACGCGGAGCCGCTGACGGTCTACTCGGGTCGCAGCGAGGAGCTGGTCGGGGAGGTGCTCGCGGGCTTCGAGGAGCAGACGGGCATCCCGCTCGACGTGCGCTACGGCGACACCGCGGAACTGGCCGCCACCATCCTCAACGAGGGCGAGGCGTCGCCGGCCGACGTCTACTTCGGACAGGACGCCGGCGCGCTGGGCGCGCTGCAGGCCGAGGGTCGCTTCGCCGCCCTGCCCGACGACCTCGTCGAACTGGTCGAACCGGCGTTCTCCTCGACCACGGGCGAGTGGGTCGGCGTGACCGGCCGGGTCCGCGTGCTGGCGTACAACACCGAGACGCTCACCGAGGACGAGGTGCCGGACTCGGTGCTCGAGCTCACCGACCCCGCCTGGTCCGGCCGGGTCAGCTGGGCACCGACGAACGGCTCGTTCCAGGCCTTCGTGACCGCCATGCGGGTCACCGAGGGGGAGGACGTCACCCGCGAGTGGCTCGAGGGCATGCTCGCCAACGACGTGCAGGTGTTCGAGAACAACGCCTCACAGGTCGAGGCCGTCGGACGCGGGGAGGTCGACGTCGCCCTGGTCAACCACTACTACCTGCTGCGCTTCACCGCCGAGGACCCCGACTTCCCGGTCGCGAACAAGTACCTGCCCGGGGACATCGGCGGGCTCGTCAACGTCGCCGGCGTCGGCGTCCTCGACTCCAGCGACCAGCCCGTCGAGGCCGAGCAGTTCGTCGCCTACCTGCTCAGCGACGACGTGCAGCACTACTTCGGCACCGAGACCAACGAGCGCGAGTTCCCGGCGGTCGAGGGCGTTGAGGCCACCGACCTGCCGACGGTCGAGGAACTCGACCCGCCGGCGATCGACCTGTCCGACCTCGAGGACCTGCAGGGCACGCTCGCCCTGCTGCAGGAGACCGGTGCCCTCGAGTAG
- a CDS encoding ABC transporter permease, translating into MDRDLSGVLADPLGEPSEPPAPTTPARRRWGSVRASRTHPVVWVPALLVALAMLVPAAFLVVQASELSGERIQQLVTAPETLRLTGRTLLLAGSVTGASLLLGVPIAWLTVRSDLPGRRFFAVATALPLVIPTYVGAYALVAALAPGGLVQDWFGFRPPSPYGFWAAFTALTLFTFPYVLLTVQAALRGLDPSLEEASRSLGRGPLVTFLRVTLPQLRPSAAAGGLLVTLYVLSDFGAVSMLRYSTFTRAVYLQYRAAFDRAPAALLGVLLVAMTVVFLVLEARVARDRGGQFGIRGSGRAASRVPLGRWRWPAVAFCSSVVIAGLVLPVSVLVSWLVRGLRGGEAFTAVAGPAGRSLLVAALGALAAVACAVPIAVWAARSRSRLARLVERASFTGYALPGIVVALALVYVGIRTVPALYQTLAMLVFAYVVLFLPQAVGAVRTSLLQVNANVEDAARMLGSSRLTTLRRVTLPLARRGALAGGALVFLTALKELPATLLLAPTGYDTLATRVWSATTEAFFARASLPALALILLGSVPLAVSMIRERRERI; encoded by the coding sequence ATGGATCGCGACCTGTCCGGCGTGCTGGCCGACCCCCTCGGTGAGCCGTCCGAGCCGCCGGCTCCCACCACGCCCGCACGGCGTCGGTGGGGGTCGGTCCGCGCCTCGCGGACCCACCCGGTGGTGTGGGTGCCCGCGCTGCTGGTCGCGCTCGCCATGCTCGTCCCGGCGGCCTTCCTCGTCGTGCAGGCGAGCGAGCTCTCCGGGGAGCGCATCCAGCAGCTCGTCACGGCGCCCGAGACGCTGCGGCTCACCGGTCGCACGCTGTTGCTCGCCGGCAGCGTCACGGGCGCCAGCCTGCTCCTGGGCGTACCGATCGCCTGGCTGACGGTCCGCTCCGACCTACCCGGTCGGCGATTCTTCGCCGTCGCGACCGCCCTGCCGCTGGTCATCCCGACCTACGTGGGGGCCTACGCCCTGGTCGCGGCACTCGCGCCGGGCGGGCTGGTGCAGGACTGGTTCGGGTTCCGGCCTCCCTCGCCCTACGGGTTCTGGGCGGCGTTCACCGCCCTGACGCTGTTCACCTTCCCGTACGTGCTGCTGACCGTGCAGGCGGCGCTGCGCGGCCTGGACCCGTCGCTGGAGGAGGCGAGCCGCTCGTTGGGGCGCGGGCCGCTGGTGACCTTCCTGCGCGTCACGCTGCCGCAACTGCGTCCGTCGGCGGCGGCCGGCGGGTTGCTGGTGACCCTCTACGTCCTCAGCGACTTCGGCGCGGTGTCCATGCTGCGCTACTCGACCTTCACGCGGGCGGTCTACCTGCAGTACCGGGCCGCGTTCGACCGGGCACCCGCGGCGCTGCTCGGGGTGTTGCTGGTCGCCATGACGGTGGTCTTCCTGGTCCTCGAGGCGCGCGTCGCGCGCGACCGCGGTGGACAGTTCGGGATCCGTGGCAGCGGCCGGGCGGCGAGCCGGGTCCCGCTCGGGCGGTGGCGATGGCCGGCCGTGGCGTTCTGCTCGAGCGTCGTGATCGCCGGACTGGTCCTGCCCGTCAGCGTGCTCGTCTCCTGGCTGGTCCGGGGGCTGCGGGGCGGTGAGGCGTTCACCGCGGTCGCCGGACCGGCCGGGCGGAGCCTGCTCGTCGCCGCACTCGGTGCGCTGGCGGCCGTGGCGTGTGCCGTGCCGATCGCCGTGTGGGCGGCCCGCAGCCGGTCCCGCCTGGCGCGCCTGGTCGAACGCGCGTCGTTCACCGGCTACGCCCTGCCCGGCATCGTGGTCGCGCTCGCGCTGGTGTACGTCGGGATCCGCACCGTGCCGGCGCTCTACCAGACCCTGGCGATGCTGGTGTTCGCCTACGTGGTGCTGTTCCTGCCGCAGGCGGTCGGTGCCGTGCGGACCTCGCTGCTGCAGGTCAACGCCAACGTCGAGGACGCGGCCCGCATGCTCGGGTCGTCGCGCCTGACGACACTGCGGCGGGTGACGTTGCCGCTCGCGCGGCGCGGCGCCCTCGCCGGTGGCGCGCTGGTGTTCCTCACCGCCCTCAAGGAACTGCCGGCCACGCTGCTGCTGGCGCCGACCGGCTACGACACGTTGGCGACCCGGGTGTGGTCGGCGACCACGGAGGCGTTCTTCGCCCGGGCGTCGCTGCCGGCGCTGGCGCTGATCCTGCTGGGCTCGGTCCCGCTGGCGGTGTCGATGATCCGGGAGCGCCGCGAGCGGATCTGA
- a CDS encoding ABC transporter ATP-binding protein — protein MTAPHATRTDADAALVVAGLHKRFGGTVAVDHLDLVVPRGSLTAMLGPSGCGKTTALRTIAGLLAPDAGSIAIDGRLVAGPGTFLPPERRRIGMVFQDYALFPHLSVARNVAYGLTGCSRSARRRRVAEVLDLVDLGGYGDRLPVALSGGQQQRVALARALAPEPGLVLLDEPFSNLDAALRATVREDVRAILRAAEATAVFVTHDQEEALSLADRVAVVHRGRIHQVADPQTLYTRPASRFVAEFVGEADVLPGTRADRFSVDTPLGRLGTTRALGSASGAVVVRPESLRLARDDAGSAVVTAIAYFGHDQLVQVRLADGRLLRARRGPAMDLRRGDRVEVSVEGPVVVFDDEPAPAPAVLAPA, from the coding sequence GTGACCGCGCCGCACGCCACCCGGACCGACGCCGATGCCGCGCTGGTCGTCGCCGGACTGCACAAGCGGTTCGGCGGCACCGTGGCCGTCGACCACCTCGACCTCGTCGTCCCCCGTGGCAGCCTCACGGCCATGCTCGGTCCGTCGGGGTGCGGCAAGACGACCGCGCTGCGGACCATCGCCGGACTGCTCGCCCCCGACGCCGGCTCGATCGCCATCGACGGCCGGCTGGTGGCCGGCCCGGGCACGTTCCTGCCGCCCGAACGGCGCCGGATCGGGATGGTGTTCCAGGACTACGCGTTGTTCCCCCACCTCAGCGTCGCCCGCAACGTCGCCTACGGGTTGACCGGGTGCTCGCGCAGCGCGCGGCGGCGGCGCGTGGCCGAGGTGCTGGACCTGGTCGACCTCGGTGGCTACGGCGACCGGCTGCCGGTTGCGCTCTCGGGTGGACAGCAGCAGCGGGTCGCGCTGGCCCGTGCGTTGGCTCCCGAGCCTGGCCTGGTGCTGCTCGACGAGCCGTTCTCGAACCTCGACGCAGCCCTGCGTGCGACCGTCCGCGAGGACGTCCGCGCGATCCTGCGTGCGGCCGAGGCCACCGCCGTGTTCGTCACCCACGACCAGGAGGAGGCCCTGTCGCTGGCCGACCGGGTCGCGGTCGTGCACCGGGGCCGCATCCACCAGGTCGCCGACCCGCAGACGCTCTACACCCGCCCGGCGAGCCGCTTCGTGGCGGAGTTCGTCGGCGAGGCGGACGTACTGCCGGGCACCCGCGCCGACCGGTTCTCGGTGGACACCCCGCTGGGGCGGTTGGGAACGACCCGGGCGCTCGGGTCCGCCAGCGGAGCGGTCGTCGTGCGCCCGGAGTCGCTCCGCCTGGCCCGTGACGACGCGGGCAGTGCCGTGGTGACCGCGATCGCCTACTTCGGGCACGACCAGCTGGTGCAGGTTCGCCTGGCCGACGGGCGCCTGCTGCGCGCGCGTCGTGGACCGGCGATGGACCTGCGGCGCGGCGACCGGGTCGAGGTCAGCGTCGAGGGTCCGGTGGTCGTGTTCGACGACGAGCCGGCACCGGCTCCCGCGGTGCTCGCCCCGGCCTGA
- a CDS encoding GroES family chaperonin, with translation MSASEPVTEIRRSVAVLGDRVLVQPPEDSERRSKGGILIPATATSVDRKGTWGEAIGVGPHVRSVSTGDEVLYLPEDAIEVDVQGEAYLIVRERDVHAVGTTRRDGATGLYL, from the coding sequence ATGAGCGCATCCGAACCCGTGACCGAGATCCGACGCAGCGTCGCCGTGCTCGGTGACCGCGTGCTCGTCCAGCCGCCGGAGGACAGCGAACGCCGTTCGAAGGGCGGCATCCTGATCCCGGCGACCGCCACGTCGGTCGACCGCAAGGGCACCTGGGGCGAGGCGATCGGCGTCGGACCCCACGTCCGTTCGGTCTCGACGGGTGACGAGGTGCTCTACCTCCCCGAGGACGCCATTGAGGTGGACGTGCAGGGCGAGGCCTATCTCATCGTCCGCGAGCGCGACGTCCACGCCGTCGGGACGACCCGCCGTGACGGCGCCACCGGTCTGTACCTGTAG
- a CDS encoding pyridoxal phosphate-dependent aminotransferase, translated as MSAQTDAVASAAAVGPPPGMQVRLSSNESPFGPSPAAVAAAGTAVAEAHLYPDDQSLALRRAIAEHDGLALEQVAVGTGSAALLMDAIAHEARAGGDVVAFARSFVVYRLGARNAGARYVEVGTDGPATGERDGYGRGVERLLAAVGDDTRVVAIDNPGNPTGAHLTGEQVQALVAGIPEHVTILLDEAYHHFARGQQGYATADELGLEHPRLLVLRTFSKAHALAGLRIGQLTGPAELVGAIDAWRPRFNVTAASQAAAISSLGDREHLRRCVEGTLAGRTRMATALRELGVPFTDGLGNFLTIELGTASGPVVAAYAGHGVGVRPLEPYGMTEQIRVSVGTPDEVEAFLAASREVLADVPSRG; from the coding sequence ATGAGCGCGCAGACGGATGCCGTGGCCTCGGCAGCGGCGGTCGGGCCTCCGCCCGGCATGCAGGTGCGCCTGTCCTCCAACGAGTCCCCGTTCGGTCCGTCGCCGGCCGCGGTCGCGGCCGCCGGCACCGCGGTCGCCGAGGCCCACCTGTACCCCGACGACCAGTCGCTCGCCCTGCGCCGGGCGATCGCGGAGCACGACGGCCTCGCGCTCGAGCAGGTCGCCGTGGGCACCGGTTCGGCCGCGCTGCTGATGGACGCGATCGCGCACGAGGCCCGTGCGGGCGGCGACGTGGTCGCGTTCGCGCGCAGCTTCGTCGTCTACCGCCTCGGTGCCCGCAACGCCGGAGCACGCTACGTCGAGGTCGGGACCGACGGCCCGGCGACCGGCGAGCGCGACGGCTACGGCCGCGGCGTCGAGCGACTGCTGGCGGCCGTCGGCGACGACACCCGCGTGGTCGCGATCGACAACCCGGGCAACCCGACCGGCGCGCACCTCACCGGCGAGCAGGTGCAGGCCCTGGTGGCCGGGATCCCCGAGCACGTGACGATCCTGCTCGACGAGGCCTACCACCACTTCGCCCGGGGTCAGCAGGGCTACGCCACCGCGGACGAGCTCGGACTGGAGCATCCACGGCTGCTGGTGCTGCGCACGTTCTCCAAGGCGCACGCGTTGGCCGGGCTGCGAATCGGGCAGCTGACCGGACCCGCCGAGCTCGTCGGCGCGATCGACGCCTGGCGGCCCCGCTTCAACGTGACCGCCGCGTCGCAGGCGGCCGCGATCTCGAGCCTCGGTGACCGCGAGCACCTGCGCCGGTGCGTCGAGGGGACCCTGGCCGGACGCACCCGGATGGCGACCGCCCTGCGCGAACTGGGCGTGCCGTTCACCGACGGCCTCGGCAACTTCCTGACCATCGAGCTGGGGACCGCGTCCGGACCCGTCGTGGCGGCCTACGCGGGCCACGGCGTGGGCGTGCGACCGCTCGAGCCCTACGGCATGACCGAGCAGATCCGCGTCAGCGTCGGCACGCCCGACGAGGTGGAGGCCTTCCTCGCCGCGTCCCGCGAGGTGCTCGCGGACGTGCCGTCCCGAGGCTGA